In Persicimonas caeni, a single window of DNA contains:
- a CDS encoding IgGFc-binding protein gives MTLTYLKRAAVLIAALAFTSCGGCDDGGGNNATDSGINPTDVSDVSDVEEDTISCTPNEILRCTAENTPGVERCNAQGNGVEQSSCGDSQVCREGACVDVTCVPGTRRCADPGQPQECNDEGSAWENIEACTDGDICEEGFCLNRCEIADRTNSYIGCEYWAVELENHLLNDSRDDGEPLPDDQRPPFAIVLANTSDSYDAEVTVYTEEGQLAQAVGSRTVASDVSLPGIDYVTVHSELIDADGNRLQGPISGDIDKLPLPKGTLMTLVLPHRSVEFGKSTLDSLAYRVESTQPVVAYQFNPLCCNYNYTNDASLLLPTSALTENYMFMSYAVWNGSQSRLDQPYSSTMTVLATEPDTQVSIQLVAPKGAGSGENGLRPYSELIYPFDSSRVNGPDANGRINVTMQPFEVLNVAGAGVDPVEDLTGSLIEADKPIAVFGGHTCAFVPFNLSACDHLESQLFPLETWGRRFIAAPLKLRQEDASNSREGTYWKFLAREDGTRIDVGIDIQRPNVLPPADEGVKSCEEFATNAEAGIFELDAGQTCEFGSRDLIVAEASQPIMLGAFLSGQSSVSENADWGSHAGDPAYYLVPPEEQYRRDYSFLTPATYFQSYVTVTTQPGVPVTLDGEPINLSDYDYEENLTRGVARAHIPVEPGPHRIEAQVPFGIVVYGYDDYVSYAYTGGLNFKKLTPWN, from the coding sequence ATGACATTGACGTACCTCAAGCGTGCCGCTGTTCTAATCGCCGCCCTGGCGTTCACCTCCTGCGGCGGTTGTGACGACGGCGGAGGCAACAACGCCACCGACAGCGGCATCAATCCGACCGATGTCAGCGACGTGTCTGACGTCGAAGAGGATACGATCTCGTGTACGCCCAACGAGATTCTGCGCTGCACCGCCGAGAACACCCCCGGCGTCGAGCGCTGCAACGCGCAGGGCAACGGCGTCGAGCAGTCGAGCTGCGGCGACAGCCAGGTCTGCCGCGAGGGCGCCTGCGTCGACGTCACGTGCGTGCCGGGCACGCGCCGCTGCGCAGATCCGGGCCAGCCTCAGGAGTGCAACGACGAGGGGTCGGCCTGGGAGAATATCGAGGCGTGCACCGACGGCGATATCTGCGAGGAGGGTTTCTGCCTGAACCGCTGCGAGATCGCCGACCGCACCAACAGCTATATCGGCTGTGAGTATTGGGCGGTCGAACTCGAAAACCACCTGCTGAACGACTCGCGCGACGACGGCGAGCCGCTGCCCGACGACCAGCGTCCCCCGTTTGCCATCGTGTTGGCGAACACCTCCGACAGCTACGACGCCGAGGTCACCGTCTACACCGAAGAGGGTCAGCTCGCCCAGGCGGTCGGCTCGCGCACCGTCGCCTCCGACGTGTCGCTGCCGGGCATCGACTACGTGACGGTGCACTCCGAGCTCATCGACGCCGACGGAAACCGTCTGCAGGGCCCGATCTCGGGCGATATCGACAAGCTGCCGCTCCCCAAGGGCACGCTGATGACCTTGGTGCTGCCGCACCGAAGCGTCGAGTTCGGCAAGAGCACCCTCGACTCGCTGGCTTATCGGGTCGAGTCGACCCAGCCGGTGGTCGCCTACCAGTTCAACCCGCTCTGCTGTAACTACAACTACACCAACGACGCCAGCCTCCTGCTGCCCACCAGCGCGCTCACCGAGAACTACATGTTCATGAGCTACGCGGTATGGAACGGCAGCCAGAGCCGGCTCGACCAGCCGTATTCGTCGACGATGACGGTGCTGGCGACCGAGCCCGACACGCAGGTCTCCATCCAGCTGGTCGCGCCCAAGGGCGCCGGCTCGGGCGAGAACGGCCTTCGTCCGTACTCCGAGCTCATCTACCCGTTCGACAGCTCGCGGGTGAACGGCCCGGACGCCAACGGGCGCATCAACGTGACGATGCAGCCCTTCGAGGTCTTGAACGTCGCCGGCGCCGGGGTCGACCCGGTCGAAGATCTGACCGGATCGCTCATCGAGGCGGACAAGCCCATCGCGGTCTTCGGCGGCCACACCTGCGCGTTCGTCCCCTTCAACCTGTCCGCATGTGACCACCTCGAGTCGCAGCTCTTCCCGCTGGAGACCTGGGGGCGCCGGTTCATCGCCGCGCCGCTCAAGCTTCGCCAGGAAGACGCCTCCAACAGCCGCGAGGGAACCTACTGGAAATTCCTGGCGCGCGAGGACGGCACCCGCATCGACGTGGGCATCGACATCCAGCGGCCCAACGTGCTGCCGCCGGCCGACGAGGGCGTCAAATCGTGCGAGGAGTTCGCCACCAACGCCGAAGCCGGCATCTTCGAGCTCGACGCCGGTCAAACCTGCGAGTTTGGCTCGCGCGACCTGATCGTGGCCGAGGCGAGCCAGCCGATCATGCTCGGCGCCTTCCTGAGCGGCCAGTCGAGCGTCAGCGAGAACGCCGATTGGGGCTCGCACGCGGGCGACCCGGCCTATTATCTGGTGCCGCCCGAAGAGCAGTATCGCCGCGACTACTCGTTTTTGACCCCGGCGACCTACTTCCAGAGCTACGTGACCGTGACCACCCAGCCGGGTGTGCCGGTGACGCTCGACGGTGAGCCGATCAACCTGAGCGACTACGATTACGAGGAGAACCTCACCCGTGGCGTCGCCCGGGCGCACATTCCGGTCGAGCCCGGCCCGCACCGTATCGAGGCGCAGGTGCCGTTCGGTATCGTGGTGTATGGGTACGACGATTACGTGTCTTATGCGTATACGGGTGGGTTGAACTTCAAGAAGTTGACGCCTTGGAACTGA